GCGTCTGATCGGGGCGGAGGAGCTGGGCGACCGGCTCGACGCCCCGTCCGGCCGACGAACGCGCGAAAGGGGCTGCCCCGGACCGGCCGTAAAGCCGATTCCGGGGCAGCCCCTTTCCGTCACGCCCTATACGGGAGTCACGCGTCCTTCGTCAGGTTCGGGCCGGCGCCGCCTGCCGCCTGCTCGATCGGGGGGACGTCGGGCAGAGCCGACTTCTCCTCGCCGCGGAACGAGAACTTCTTGTCGTCGCCCTCGCCCTCGACGCCGACGACCACGATGTGACCGGGGCGCAGCTCACCGAAGAGGATCTTCTCGGAGAGGATGTCCTCGATCTCGCGCTGGATCGTCCGGCGCAGCGGCCGGGCGCCCATCACGGGGTCGTAGCCCTTCTTCGCCAGGAGCGACTTGGCCTCGGAGCTGAGCTCGATGCCCATGTCCCGGTCCTTGAGCCGCTCGTCGACCTTGGCGAGCATGAGGTCGACGATCTGGATGATGTCTTCCTCGGTCAGCTGGTGGAAGACCACCGTGTCGTCGACACGGTTGAGGAATTCCGGCCGGAAGTGCTGCTTGAGCTCTTCGTTGACCTTGACCTTCATGCGCTCGTAGTTGGTCTTGACGTCGCCCTGGGCGGCGAAGCCCAGGTTGAAGCCCTTGGAGATGTCCCGGGTCCCGAGGTTGGTCGTCATGATGATGACCGTGTTCTTGAAGTCCACGACCCGGCCCTGGGAGTCGGTCAGGCGACCGTCCTCCAGAATCTGGAGCAGGGAATTGAAGATATCGGGGTGGGCCTTCTCGACCTCGTCGAAGAGGACGACGGAGAACGGCTTGCGGCGCACCTTCTCGGTGAGCTGGCCGCCCTCTTCGTAACCCACGTAGCCGGGGGGCGAACCGAAGAGGCGGGAAACCGTGTGCTTCTCGCTGAACTCCGACATGTCGAGGGAGATCAGCGCGTCCTCGTCGCCGAAGAGGAATTCGGCGAGCGTCTTGGAGAGCTCCGTCTTACCGACACCGGACGGGCCGGCGAAGATGAACGAGCCACCGGGGCGCTTGGGGTCCTTCAGACCGGCTCGCGTACGGCGGATCGCCTGCGAGAGGGCCTTGATGGCGTCCTTCTGCCCGATGACGCGCTTGTGGAGCTCGTCCTCCATGCGCAGCAGACGGGAGGACTCCTCCTCCGTCAGCTTGAAGACCGGGATACCGGTGGCCGTGGCCAGGACTTCGGCGATGAGCTCGCCGTCGACCTCGGCGACGACGTCCATGTCGCCGGCCTTCCACTCCTTCTCCCGCTTGGCCTTCGCCGCCAGCAGCTGCTTCTCCTTGTCGCGGAGGGAAGCCGCCTTCTCGAAGTCCTGGGAGTCGATGGCCGACTCCTTGTCGCGGCGGACACCCGCGATCTTCTCGTCGAACTCACGGAGGTCCGGCGGCGCGGTCATCCGGCGGATGCGCATCCGGGAGCCGGCCTCGTCGATCAGGTCGATCGCCTTGTCCGGCAGGAAGCGGTCCGAGATGTACCGGTCGGCCAGGGTCGCGGCCTGGACGAGGGCCTCGTCCGTGATGGAGACCCGGTGGTGGGCCTCGTAACGGTCGCGCAGGCCCTTCAGGATCTCGATGGTGTGCGGCAGCGACGGCTCCGCGACCTGGATGGGCTGGAAGCGGCGCTCGAGGGCCGCGTCCTTCTCCAGGTGCTTGCGGTACTCGTCGAGGGTGGTGGCACCGATGGTCTGGAGCTCACCGCGCGCCAGCATCGGCTTCAGGATCGAAGCCGCGTCGATGGCGCCCTCGGCGGCACCCGCACCCACGAGCGTGTGGA
This DNA window, taken from Streptomyces griseus subsp. griseus, encodes the following:
- a CDS encoding ATP-dependent Clp protease ATP-binding subunit — translated: MFERFTDRARRVVVLAQEEARMLNHNYIGTEHILLGLIHEGEGVAAKALESLGISLEAVRQQVEEIIGQGQQAPSGHIPFTPRAKKVLELSLREALQLGHNYIGTEHILLGLIREGEGVAAQVLVKLGADLNRVRQQVIQLLSGYSGGKETAAAGGPAEGTPSTSLVLDQFGRNLTQAARESKLDPVIGREKEIERVMQVLSRRTKNNPVLIGEPGVGKTAVVEGLAQAIVKGEVPETLKDKHLYTLDLGALVAGSRYRGDFEERLKKVLKEIRTRGDIILFIDELHTLVGAGAAEGAIDAASILKPMLARGELQTIGATTLDEYRKHLEKDAALERRFQPIQVAEPSLPHTIEILKGLRDRYEAHHRVSITDEALVQAATLADRYISDRFLPDKAIDLIDEAGSRMRIRRMTAPPDLREFDEKIAGVRRDKESAIDSQDFEKAASLRDKEKQLLAAKAKREKEWKAGDMDVVAEVDGELIAEVLATATGIPVFKLTEEESSRLLRMEDELHKRVIGQKDAIKALSQAIRRTRAGLKDPKRPGGSFIFAGPSGVGKTELSKTLAEFLFGDEDALISLDMSEFSEKHTVSRLFGSPPGYVGYEEGGQLTEKVRRKPFSVVLFDEVEKAHPDIFNSLLQILEDGRLTDSQGRVVDFKNTVIIMTTNLGTRDISKGFNLGFAAQGDVKTNYERMKVKVNEELKQHFRPEFLNRVDDTVVFHQLTEEDIIQIVDLMLAKVDERLKDRDMGIELSSEAKSLLAKKGYDPVMGARPLRRTIQREIEDILSEKILFGELRPGHIVVVGVEGEGDDKKFSFRGEEKSALPDVPPIEQAAGGAGPNLTKDA